In Ktedonobacteraceae bacterium, one genomic interval encodes:
- a CDS encoding polysaccharide deacetylase family protein, which produces MNLVAFSIKTKGVHNFARRLRTVFTRFGFTEAQTRRALQAIIDTLRSYNAAPTFFIPAVVLQRHARLIAGIARLGTEIGVHGYVHNDYRTLTNYEQYKQTRKAVSVFQRLQVPFQGFRNPYLGWNDTSLRVYAALDFTYESNLAVLHKVIDVEKLSPRIRSGFEKSLQLFQATACNAYALRPQFEGTLLRIPTSIPDDEMLFDRLRITSAGEVGDIWSQVMQRVYDLGGLYTLNLHPERGILCRQALQLLLTYACSRPLPVWVTRIGDIAQWWKERSRFRFRLIKVDDTRWQVEAICPAKATVLARHLTIEDQPVPRWFGSDERVTTDHFVVHASTCPCIGLSERTPDEVMNFLHEQGYPTIRCAVEDAGLYAIYLDRAGGLGNTSQERYATKIALVEQVESIERPLLHFGCWPDGYRAALCISGDIDSVTVQDFFLRILEVFRPSHMSFFASLRIRGKP; this is translated from the coding sequence ATGAACCTTGTAGCTTTCTCTATCAAGACCAAGGGCGTGCATAACTTTGCTCGTCGCCTGCGAACTGTTTTTACGCGCTTTGGTTTTACCGAAGCGCAAACCCGGCGAGCTTTGCAGGCTATTATCGATACCCTGCGGAGCTACAATGCCGCACCGACGTTCTTCATACCGGCCGTTGTTCTGCAAAGGCATGCCAGGCTGATAGCAGGAATCGCGCGTCTTGGAACTGAGATAGGCGTCCATGGCTATGTCCATAATGATTATCGAACTCTGACAAACTATGAGCAATATAAACAAACGCGGAAAGCGGTCTCTGTCTTTCAACGGTTACAGGTGCCTTTCCAGGGGTTTCGCAATCCCTATCTCGGCTGGAATGATACCTCGCTGCGCGTCTACGCGGCATTGGATTTCACCTATGAAAGCAACCTCGCGGTCTTGCATAAGGTGATCGATGTCGAGAAACTTTCACCTCGTATCAGGAGCGGGTTTGAGAAATCATTACAACTCTTTCAAGCTACTGCTTGCAATGCATACGCGCTGCGCCCTCAATTTGAGGGAACGTTGCTGCGTATTCCAACCAGCATTCCAGATGATGAGATGCTATTTGACCGTTTGCGTATCACCAGCGCCGGTGAAGTTGGCGACATATGGAGCCAGGTGATGCAACGTGTCTATGATCTGGGTGGCCTGTACACGCTCAATTTACACCCGGAACGCGGCATCTTGTGCAGGCAGGCACTTCAGCTATTGTTGACCTATGCTTGCAGTCGCCCGCTGCCGGTCTGGGTTACTCGCATTGGCGATATTGCTCAATGGTGGAAGGAACGCAGCCGGTTCCGCTTCAGATTGATCAAAGTGGATGACACGCGTTGGCAGGTAGAGGCAATATGTCCCGCTAAAGCGACGGTTCTGGCCCGCCACCTCACGATAGAAGACCAGCCGGTTCCGCGGTGGTTTGGTAGTGATGAACGGGTGACAACAGACCATTTTGTGGTACATGCCTCAACCTGTCCCTGTATCGGACTCTCGGAGAGAACGCCGGATGAGGTGATGAACTTCCTGCACGAACAGGGGTATCCAACAATAAGGTGTGCGGTTGAAGATGCCGGCCTCTATGCCATATATCTCGATAGAGCCGGGGGTTTGGGCAACACATCTCAAGAGCGATATGCGACGAAGATTGCGCTGGTGGAGCAGGTTGAGTCAATCGAGCGTCCATTACTCCATTTTGGCTGCTGGCCTGATGGATATCGTGCTGCTCTCTGTATATCAGGGGATATCGACTCGGTGACCGTACAGGATTTCTTTTTGCGCATCCTGGAAGTATTCCGCCCATCGCACATGTCATTCTTCGCCTCGCTCAGAATCCGCGGCAAGCCCTAA
- a CDS encoding acyltransferase has product MPEVSFYVHPTAEVSPDAHIGTGTRIWRQAQVREHASIGETCNIGKGVYIDAHVRIGSKVKIQNHASIFEGVTLEDGVFIGPHVCFTNDLLPRAITPGGKLKSADDWEITPTLVKYGASVGAGSIIVCGITIGEFALVGAGSVVTHNVAPYALVFGNPARHHGYVCRCARRLSHVEEESGRLVGWCELCGQAQVLLETLH; this is encoded by the coding sequence ATGCCGGAAGTATCATTCTATGTTCATCCCACTGCCGAAGTATCACCTGACGCGCATATTGGTACGGGAACACGCATCTGGCGGCAAGCGCAGGTGCGAGAACACGCGTCTATTGGCGAGACCTGCAACATCGGCAAGGGCGTCTACATCGACGCGCACGTGCGAATCGGCTCAAAAGTGAAAATCCAGAATCATGCGTCTATCTTTGAGGGCGTGACGCTTGAGGATGGCGTCTTTATCGGCCCCCATGTCTGTTTCACCAATGATTTGTTGCCGCGTGCCATCACACCCGGGGGAAAGCTGAAAAGCGCGGATGATTGGGAAATTACGCCAACACTGGTGAAGTATGGAGCATCGGTAGGAGCAGGTTCGATCATTGTTTGTGGTATTACGATTGGAGAGTTTGCGCTGGTGGGCGCCGGTTCGGTTGTCACACACAATGTAGCTCCCTACGCGCTTGTTTTTGGCAATCCGGCACGGCACCATGGATATGTCTGTCGCTGCGCGCGCCGTCTTTCACACGTGGAAGAAGAATCGGGCAGGCTCGTGGGCTGGTGCGAGCTATGTGGCCAGGCGCAGGTACTACTTGAGACTCTGCATTGA
- a CDS encoding CehA/McbA family metallohydrolase — protein MQHASKNVVDQQEYKKPLEAPVGYSRADIHMHTNLGDGWASPARVIEVATRKGLPLIAVTDHDHLEGAKRVEELIAKQNSPLQMITGVEVSTRQGHLLGLFVKKAPRAMRPVEESIDAIKEQGGLVVVPHPFGQLVPSLNRKKIDELLERGYAIDGIEIYNPTPANAWVRAKVREANQQWHFAETGGSDAHFWQHIGAAYTLFPGRTPGDFRRAILERTARSGGQEIPPVRLSPGVYVAQCAWSWFVDPPRRMMRSLRSEGQ, from the coding sequence ATGCAACATGCTTCGAAGAATGTAGTGGATCAGCAAGAGTACAAAAAGCCTCTGGAAGCGCCTGTTGGATATAGCCGGGCCGATATTCATATGCACACCAATCTTGGCGATGGTTGGGCCAGTCCTGCGCGCGTGATTGAGGTGGCTACCCGCAAGGGTTTGCCCCTGATCGCCGTTACCGATCACGATCATCTCGAAGGCGCAAAACGGGTGGAGGAGTTAATCGCAAAGCAGAATAGCCCGCTACAAATGATAACCGGTGTCGAAGTCTCGACACGCCAGGGACATCTGCTGGGTCTGTTCGTCAAGAAGGCGCCCAGGGCGATGCGTCCTGTCGAGGAAAGCATCGATGCGATCAAAGAACAGGGTGGCCTGGTAGTTGTCCCTCATCCGTTTGGGCAACTCGTTCCCAGTTTGAATCGCAAGAAGATCGATGAGTTGCTGGAAAGGGGCTACGCCATCGATGGCATCGAAATATACAATCCCACGCCGGCGAATGCCTGGGTGCGCGCAAAAGTGCGCGAGGCCAATCAACAATGGCATTTTGCCGAAACAGGCGGAAGTGATGCGCATTTCTGGCAGCATATTGGAGCCGCCTATACTCTTTTCCCGGGTCGTACTCCCGGTGATTTCCGCCGGGCCATCCTTGAACGCACCGCTCGCTCCGGTGGACAGGAAATCCCGCCGGTTCGCCTTTCGCCGGGGGTCTACGTGGCGCAATGTGCCTGGAGCTGGTTTGTTGATCCCCCACGTCGCATGATGCGCTCGCTCAGGAGTGAGGGTCAGTAA
- a CDS encoding D-sedoheptulose 7-phosphate isomerase — translation MLLRSAQQSKTQIESITQFQALFKERIEESIAAKQRLLSYTEVCAEVAERIIGAIRSGHKLLFFGNGGSAADAQHLAAEFVGRYYLDRPALPAQALTVNPSALTAIGNDYSFDLVFSRQIEAFGQAGDVAIGLSTSGNSRNVVEALRAANKREMLTIAMTGEHGGLLKREADYCLCVPSTDTPRIQEAHMLIGHILSELVERAIFAGTNGS, via the coding sequence ATGCTCCTCAGGTCAGCACAACAGAGTAAAACACAAATCGAGTCTATCACACAGTTTCAAGCTCTCTTTAAAGAGCGCATCGAAGAAAGTATTGCCGCCAAACAACGACTTCTGAGCTATACCGAGGTCTGTGCTGAGGTGGCAGAGAGGATCATTGGAGCCATCCGAAGCGGCCACAAGCTGCTCTTCTTCGGCAATGGTGGCAGCGCCGCTGATGCACAGCATCTTGCCGCCGAGTTTGTCGGAAGATACTACCTGGATCGACCGGCACTCCCGGCACAGGCTTTAACGGTCAATCCCTCAGCTCTGACCGCCATCGGCAATGACTACAGCTTCGACCTGGTCTTTTCTCGTCAGATCGAGGCATTCGGCCAGGCAGGAGATGTGGCCATTGGTCTCTCCACCAGCGGCAACTCACGCAATGTTGTAGAGGCGCTACGGGCCGCGAACAAGAGAGAAATGCTGACTATCGCAATGACAGGAGAACATGGCGGCCTGCTCAAAAGGGAGGCCGATTATTGTCTCTGTGTTCCCTCTACCGATACCCCTCGTATCCAGGAAGCACACATGCTGATCGGCCATATTTTGAGCGAACTTGTGGAACGAGCGATCTTTGCCGGCACAAATGGTTCGTAG
- a CDS encoding lysophospholipid acyltransferase family protein codes for MMYNLFRLGSFIIPRLPRQLILVISIIAGTLAWLIAAKARKQATINALHVLGPEIRSTRAGRRRLRRTVRGMFQNSMRNYLEVFYLPYESPERLLRRMPDIRGIEHFEEALALGKGVILFSAHFGPFDYVSQWFSAKGYQLTIPVERLKDERMLKLMVSLRSSKGVHFVPLGGSAPMRAIVQALRNNQLVLITGDRAVQGESVEKPFFGAIARLPLGPVSLSLRTGAPLVGAFSWHASRNEIKGEFVPLTLELPQEERKNPDAVMDGLIKRMERIIKAHPEQWVVFSPVWITDPHS; via the coding sequence ATGATGTATAATCTGTTTCGCCTCGGCTCATTTATCATCCCGCGCCTGCCACGGCAGCTCATACTGGTCATCTCCATTATAGCGGGTACGCTCGCCTGGCTTATTGCAGCTAAAGCTAGAAAGCAGGCGACGATCAACGCGCTGCATGTCCTTGGGCCTGAGATACGCTCAACACGAGCCGGACGCCGCCGGTTACGGCGCACGGTACGCGGCATGTTCCAGAACAGCATGCGTAATTACCTCGAAGTGTTCTATTTGCCTTATGAATCGCCAGAAAGGTTGTTACGGCGTATGCCCGACATTCGTGGGATAGAACACTTCGAAGAAGCTCTGGCGCTGGGAAAAGGCGTTATTCTCTTTTCCGCGCATTTTGGGCCTTTTGATTACGTATCCCAGTGGTTCTCCGCGAAAGGCTATCAACTGACGATACCCGTGGAACGCCTGAAAGATGAACGAATGCTGAAGCTGATGGTCTCATTACGCAGCAGCAAAGGCGTGCATTTTGTGCCCCTGGGCGGCAGCGCTCCAATGCGAGCAATTGTGCAGGCCCTGCGGAATAACCAGCTTGTGCTGATTACCGGCGACCGTGCGGTGCAAGGAGAGAGCGTGGAAAAGCCCTTTTTTGGAGCAATTGCGCGCCTGCCTCTGGGACCCGTTTCCCTTTCACTGCGCACAGGAGCGCCTCTCGTTGGAGCCTTTAGCTGGCACGCTTCGAGAAACGAAATCAAGGGCGAATTTGTGCCCCTCACACTTGAACTGCCGCAAGAAGAGCGGAAGAATCCCGATGCCGTGATGGACGGCCTGATTAAAAGGATGGAGCGGATCATCAAAGCGCATCCCGAGCAATGGGTCGTTTTTTCCCCCGTCTGGATTACTGACCCTCACTCCTGA
- a CDS encoding nucleotidyltransferase family protein encodes MQALILAGGAGTRLRPVLAQLNKPMAPIGGKPFLEYLLLQLKKHQVDEVILCLGYKADLIQSHVGKGDRWGIKVNYSYEPELRGTAGALKLAGDLIHEEDFFVMNGDSLFDIELQALMSYHREMEALATLALTDVDDMQRYGAVGLNEAGRITSFIEKGQGHTRGLINGGVYVFARKLLDFIPAGKPVSLENDILPRLIGQGLYGLPLNGFFIDIGMPADYTRLQSHPVPLLAAIEQGR; translated from the coding sequence ATGCAAGCTCTCATCCTGGCCGGCGGCGCTGGCACCCGCCTCCGCCCGGTACTGGCACAACTGAATAAGCCAATGGCTCCAATAGGTGGCAAACCTTTTCTGGAGTACCTGCTCCTACAGCTTAAGAAGCACCAGGTTGATGAAGTTATTCTCTGCCTCGGCTATAAAGCTGATCTTATTCAATCACATGTTGGGAAGGGAGATCGTTGGGGCATCAAGGTTAACTACTCCTACGAGCCTGAACTGCGTGGAACAGCAGGAGCGCTTAAGCTCGCCGGAGACCTGATTCATGAGGAAGACTTTTTTGTCATGAACGGCGATTCTTTGTTCGATATTGAGTTGCAAGCATTGATGTCCTATCACCGCGAGATGGAAGCGCTAGCAACATTAGCGCTCACCGATGTCGACGACATGCAACGTTATGGCGCAGTGGGCTTGAATGAAGCAGGCCGCATCACAAGTTTCATTGAGAAAGGCCAGGGTCATACCAGGGGCCTGATTAATGGCGGTGTCTACGTTTTCGCGCGCAAGTTACTCGATTTCATACCCGCGGGAAAGCCGGTTTCCCTGGAAAATGACATTTTGCCCAGACTCATTGGGCAAGGCTTATATGGTCTACCATTGAACGGCTTTTTCATCGATATCGGCATGCCCGCGGATTATACGAGGCTTCAATCTCATCCTGTACCACTGTTGGCCGCAATAGAACAAGGAAGGTAG
- the asnB gene encoding asparagine synthase (glutamine-hydrolyzing) translates to MCGICGVFNARSKEPVAPGLMERMRSVIVHRGPDEHGMYLDGPVGLGIVRLSIIDLSGGHQPIANETGNIWLVFNGEIWNYQTLRKELIEKGHTFSTSSDTETIVHAYEEYGVDCVARLHGMFAFALWDNLRKRLLLARDRVGKKPLYYTLVDGNLLFASEIKSLLCHPGVRREVDAQALADFLSIRYVPAPATLFANIYKVLPGHWLLYENEVVREECYWDVSFGKVERRPIAEYLQGVQQHVSRAVEERLMADVPVGAMLSGGVDSSIVTGVMSSLTAQPVQTFSVGFDHPDYNELPYARLVAGHFGTEHHELVAKSADMMRYWPLLTWHRDEPVSEPSDLGVYLLAKLARQYVKVVLSGEGGDELFAGYPKYLVDGMARYVHLIPPSVRENMLLPVIDHLPYSMRKLKMAAHNLCQPAPQRWMSWFGIFNGRLKEQVLAAHVMAMIDADASRVFRRWLEKNPQRDALSSMLYLDTKIWLPDNLLMKADKMTMAASLEARIPLLDYHLIEYAARIPSEMKIRPFQAKYLLKRAFADVLPAAILRRKKMGFNVPTGIWFREGQRGMMTRLLLSERARDRGFLNTDFVAALLRDHLHGKTNYQNQLFILASLEIWFRVFIDNESLEYPALSLEELLEEQTLVPAL, encoded by the coding sequence ATGTGTGGCATTTGTGGTGTGTTCAACGCGCGGAGTAAAGAACCGGTCGCGCCGGGATTGATGGAGCGAATGAGGAGTGTTATCGTTCATCGCGGCCCTGATGAGCATGGAATGTACCTCGATGGCCCGGTAGGATTGGGTATTGTACGCTTGAGCATCATCGATCTCAGCGGCGGGCATCAACCAATTGCGAATGAAACGGGGAATATCTGGCTTGTCTTCAATGGCGAGATCTGGAATTATCAGACCTTGCGTAAAGAGCTTATCGAGAAAGGACATACTTTCTCTACCAGTAGCGATACGGAGACGATTGTCCATGCCTATGAAGAATATGGTGTGGATTGTGTGGCGCGCTTGCATGGGATGTTCGCGTTTGCGCTTTGGGATAACTTGCGGAAGCGTTTGTTATTAGCGCGTGATCGCGTTGGAAAGAAACCGCTGTATTATACACTCGTAGATGGGAATCTACTCTTTGCCTCTGAGATCAAATCGCTCCTGTGCCATCCAGGTGTAAGGAGGGAGGTTGATGCGCAAGCGCTGGCCGATTTTCTGAGTATACGTTATGTTCCGGCCCCTGCCACGCTCTTCGCGAATATCTACAAAGTGTTGCCAGGTCACTGGTTGCTCTATGAGAATGAGGTGGTACGCGAGGAGTGCTACTGGGATGTTAGCTTTGGCAAAGTCGAGCGCCGCCCAATAGCGGAGTATCTCCAGGGGGTTCAACAGCATGTATCGCGCGCGGTTGAAGAGCGTTTGATGGCTGACGTGCCGGTGGGAGCTATGCTGAGCGGGGGAGTAGATTCGAGTATTGTGACCGGTGTGATGAGCAGTTTGACGGCACAGCCTGTGCAGACCTTTTCGGTTGGTTTCGATCATCCTGATTATAATGAGCTGCCTTATGCCAGGTTGGTTGCCGGACACTTTGGTACTGAACACCACGAGTTGGTGGCAAAATCCGCGGATATGATGCGCTACTGGCCGTTGTTGACATGGCACAGGGACGAGCCTGTCAGCGAGCCTTCTGATCTGGGGGTCTATTTACTTGCCAAACTTGCGCGCCAGTATGTCAAAGTTGTGCTCTCGGGTGAAGGGGGCGATGAGCTATTTGCCGGCTATCCCAAGTATCTTGTTGATGGAATGGCCCGTTACGTTCATCTCATTCCGCCTTCTGTACGCGAAAATATGCTGCTGCCTGTTATTGATCATTTGCCGTACTCTATGCGCAAGCTGAAGATGGCGGCGCACAACCTTTGCCAGCCGGCGCCACAACGTTGGATGTCCTGGTTCGGCATTTTCAATGGCAGATTGAAAGAGCAGGTCCTTGCTGCCCACGTGATGGCAATGATTGATGCTGATGCCAGTCGCGTGTTTCGACGCTGGCTTGAGAAGAATCCGCAGCGGGATGCCCTTTCGTCGATGCTCTACCTGGATACCAAGATCTGGCTCCCCGATAACCTGCTGATGAAGGCCGATAAGATGACGATGGCCGCTTCTCTGGAGGCGCGCATTCCGCTGCTAGATTATCATTTGATCGAATACGCGGCACGTATTCCCTCGGAGATGAAGATTCGACCGTTTCAGGCCAAGTATTTGCTGAAACGAGCCTTTGCGGACGTTCTTCCGGCGGCAATTTTGAGGCGCAAGAAGATGGGATTTAACGTTCCAACAGGTATCTGGTTCCGCGAGGGTCAGCGCGGTATGATGACACGATTGCTGCTTTCTGAACGCGCCCGCGACCGTGGTTTTCTGAATACTGACTTCGTCGCGGCGCTGCTGAGAGATCATTTGCATGGTAAAACGAACTACCAGAACCAGTTGTTTATCCTTGCCAGTCTAGAAATCTGGTTCCGGGTTTTTATAGATAACGAGTCCCTGGAATATCCGGCGCTATCGCTAGAAGAACTGTTGGAAGAGCAAACGCTAGTGCCGGCTTTGTAG
- a CDS encoding class I SAM-dependent methyltransferase produces the protein MKLEEMYTSGEYLEKNPTWHVEESPWKAKQIMRLIRRNGIAPDTICEAGCGAGEVLNQLQGKMAATCSFWGYEISPQAFALSESRANERLHFKLADLTKEEGVFFDLMLILDVIEHVEDYFSFLRALKPKSRYKIIHLPLDLSVQSLLRPGGLLGVRRAYGHVHYFDKGLALAMFEEVGYELLDYFYAPRSIGLADTLAKKLLIPPRMLFYAIHKDLAVRILGGYSLLALLK, from the coding sequence ATGAAACTCGAAGAGATGTATACCTCAGGTGAATATTTAGAGAAAAATCCAACCTGGCACGTGGAAGAATCTCCGTGGAAAGCAAAGCAGATTATGCGCTTGATAAGGCGAAATGGCATCGCGCCGGATACGATCTGTGAAGCAGGATGTGGGGCCGGGGAGGTGTTGAATCAGTTGCAAGGAAAAATGGCGGCTACTTGCTCGTTCTGGGGATATGAGATTTCTCCACAGGCGTTCGCTCTTTCGGAGAGCAGGGCTAACGAGAGGCTGCATTTCAAATTGGCGGATCTGACAAAGGAAGAGGGAGTCTTTTTCGATCTCATGCTCATTCTGGATGTCATTGAACACGTGGAAGATTACTTCAGTTTTCTACGCGCCTTAAAACCAAAGAGTAGATACAAAATAATTCACCTGCCCCTGGATCTGTCAGTACAGTCACTACTACGTCCCGGCGGCTTACTCGGTGTGCGCAGGGCATATGGGCATGTCCACTACTTTGATAAAGGTCTTGCCCTTGCAATGTTCGAAGAGGTTGGCTACGAACTGCTGGACTACTTTTATGCGCCGCGATCAATAGGTCTTGCTGATACGCTTGCGAAGAAGCTGCTCATTCCCCCACGGATGCTGTTTTATGCTATCCACAAGGACCTGGCTGTACGCATTTTAGGCGGCTACAGCCTGTTGGCACTGCTGAAATGA
- a CDS encoding glycosyltransferase family 4 protein, protein MANVLKVLMIVENVPAPKDRRVWPEAITLRDHGYQVSIISPKGATAYRESYSCIDGIHIYRYHLPAVRGKYVSHVVEYTVALVMTCWLSLKVLVRHGFDVIHVANPPDIFFIVGMCYRLLGKKFVFDQHDLAPELFQALFKRNSRLLYRLMVFLEWCTYKMANLVLVTNESQRRNAIERGSCDDGKLVVVRNGPNLEQLKPVSPEPGLKNGWRYVLGYVGIMGVQDGVEYALRALYELVYRRGRRDVGLILMGEGESLCMLQALAHELGLDEYINFTGWIPIKDVARYLSVADICLIPDPLNGVNEYSTMLKTMEYMAMGKPIVAFDLYETRYSAGEAALYAVPNLASDFANKIEVLLGDEALRCRMGTIGRRRVEEELSWEHSRKNLLRAYETCFARRK, encoded by the coding sequence ATGGCAAACGTGCTGAAAGTGCTGATGATTGTGGAAAATGTGCCCGCGCCTAAGGATCGACGGGTGTGGCCGGAAGCGATAACATTGCGAGATCATGGATACCAGGTAAGCATTATTAGCCCGAAAGGGGCGACGGCATATAGAGAGTCATATAGTTGTATTGATGGCATTCATATTTACAGGTACCATCTGCCGGCGGTGAGGGGCAAGTATGTTAGCCACGTGGTGGAGTACACGGTGGCGCTGGTCATGACGTGCTGGTTGAGCTTGAAGGTGCTGGTGCGGCATGGCTTTGATGTCATTCATGTCGCCAATCCCCCGGATATATTTTTTATCGTCGGGATGTGCTATCGCCTGCTGGGAAAGAAGTTTGTGTTTGACCAGCATGATCTGGCGCCAGAGCTTTTCCAGGCGCTCTTCAAGAGAAATTCCAGGCTTCTGTACAGATTGATGGTGTTTCTGGAATGGTGTACGTATAAGATGGCTAACCTGGTGCTCGTGACAAATGAATCGCAGAGACGAAACGCCATCGAACGTGGGAGTTGTGATGATGGGAAGCTGGTTGTGGTGCGTAATGGCCCGAATCTCGAGCAACTGAAACCGGTTTCACCCGAGCCTGGGCTAAAGAACGGGTGGCGCTATGTATTAGGCTATGTAGGCATTATGGGCGTACAGGATGGGGTTGAGTATGCGCTGCGAGCGCTGTATGAACTGGTGTACAGGCGTGGGAGGAGAGATGTCGGGCTGATATTGATGGGCGAGGGTGAAAGCCTGTGCATGCTTCAAGCGCTTGCTCACGAACTAGGATTGGATGAGTATATCAATTTTACCGGCTGGATTCCTATCAAAGATGTGGCGCGCTATCTGAGTGTGGCGGATATTTGCCTGATACCCGATCCGTTGAATGGGGTAAATGAGTACAGCACAATGTTGAAGACGATGGAATACATGGCGATGGGGAAGCCTATCGTGGCATTTGACCTCTATGAGACGCGCTATTCGGCGGGGGAAGCAGCGCTGTATGCCGTGCCAAACCTGGCGAGCGACTTTGCGAACAAGATCGAAGTATTGCTGGGCGATGAAGCGTTGCGTTGTAGGATGGGGACCATAGGGCGAAGGCGTGTTGAGGAGGAACTGAGCTGGGAGCATAGCAGGAAGAACCTTTTGCGAGCATACGAGACCTGTTTTGCCAGGAGAAAGTGA
- a CDS encoding lysophospholipid acyltransferase family protein, which produces MSIIYNILRGAGSIAGWTPRNVRHFVGSAMSGAIYFGWRSKRIITRQNMAQVTGLPAHDPRVRRLAFLSWWNYGRYVSDFLYFPHIDVESVEQNILDLTQGASRWQDYVDQALKPGRGALFVTAHFGNYDLGGAIMARYVHLYAIAETFSDPKLNVLVQNQRMEKGIDIIPLEGSARKILRVLRDNQFVALLIDRPSQASEGIPITFFGRKTYVPAGTATLALKSGAAIMPGYIWYGHHNRFYVRTFPPIFPRQGKDVDQAGEVIRLTQYMFDTMEEVVREWPKHWYMFRPFWPPES; this is translated from the coding sequence GTGTCAATTATCTACAATATATTGCGGGGGGCAGGCAGTATCGCCGGCTGGACGCCACGTAATGTGAGGCATTTTGTTGGCTCGGCTATGAGCGGGGCTATTTACTTTGGCTGGCGTTCCAAACGCATTATCACCCGGCAGAACATGGCTCAGGTAACAGGACTGCCGGCACATGATCCCCGCGTGCGTCGCCTGGCTTTTCTCTCCTGGTGGAATTACGGCCGCTACGTTTCAGATTTTTTATATTTCCCTCATATCGATGTCGAAAGCGTTGAGCAAAATATACTCGATTTGACGCAGGGCGCGAGTCGCTGGCAAGATTATGTCGATCAGGCGCTCAAGCCAGGACGAGGAGCGTTATTCGTCACAGCGCACTTCGGAAACTATGATCTGGGTGGGGCTATTATGGCCCGCTATGTACACCTGTATGCTATTGCCGAGACGTTCAGCGACCCAAAGTTAAATGTGCTGGTTCAAAATCAGCGCATGGAGAAGGGCATCGATATTATTCCGCTTGAGGGTTCAGCGCGAAAAATTTTACGAGTACTCCGCGATAATCAATTCGTGGCTCTTCTTATTGATCGTCCCTCGCAGGCAAGCGAAGGCATACCCATCACATTCTTCGGTCGCAAAACCTACGTGCCGGCCGGTACCGCAACGCTGGCGCTGAAAAGTGGTGCCGCGATTATGCCCGGCTATATCTGGTATGGGCATCATAACCGGTTTTATGTGCGAACGTTTCCGCCGATTTTCCCCAGGCAGGGGAAAGACGTGGACCAGGCTGGCGAAGTGATACGATTGACGCAATACATGTTTGATACAATGGAAGAGGTGGTACGCGAGTGGCCCAAACACTGGTATATGTTCCGTCCATTCTGGCCCCCGGAGAGCTGA